The following coding sequences lie in one Enterococcus sp. 9E7_DIV0242 genomic window:
- a CDS encoding helix-turn-helix domain-containing protein, producing MMLFEELMMDSSTLAKFTIYKKIYHLKQTALPISQLATTFDLNYQQALIVLAEINQEIMDYSKRQPSILKKAGKINTASLTVSIDEYRYLLLKKSIPFMFILYLLNHDQPSIEDFCSRHYVSQSTVARKMGPLKKHVKRFNLRFSYREANLVGDERIVRVALFNSLWLGTRGLSWPFKNVRRSEAVDLVEAFSEYFPSSKTYLGAQELSYFAAIFLSRIRKKSFVSYDPNYDFLMKDNPYYDFKRLNRVLGPVKALSAEHHKAESSFIFFLAHYAPFYTLESDPSLQQTLTDFLKRENSIQQFVETFITYMQKEVFYKAPALLDQPLLRGNLFNVFFVFHVIRQPFPSLQGLVALPEKNQQQMDLYLEKKIRNFLIQYWDHHTYPYLTQVQSNLILSLKNVLLPYLDQIEHTDNLKVGIAFEHEFLLVRNLYQFLNRLGFVEAHPYIDEHTHSYDLVISSSLLPLKTYPDLPLYFMDLSYGDEELAALYVRLNKLFKEKNTVLD from the coding sequence ATGATGCTATTTGAAGAGCTAATGATGGATAGCAGCACATTAGCCAAATTCACTATCTATAAAAAAATATATCACTTGAAGCAGACAGCTCTTCCTATTTCTCAGTTAGCAACAACATTTGATTTAAATTATCAGCAAGCGTTGATCGTTTTAGCTGAGATTAATCAGGAAATTATGGACTACTCAAAGCGGCAACCATCTATATTAAAAAAAGCCGGTAAGATCAATACCGCGTCTTTGACAGTCAGTATTGATGAGTATCGGTATTTATTATTAAAAAAATCAATCCCTTTTATGTTTATTCTCTATCTTTTGAATCATGATCAGCCATCGATTGAAGACTTTTGCAGTAGACATTATGTCAGTCAATCAACTGTAGCCAGAAAAATGGGGCCTCTAAAAAAGCATGTAAAACGCTTTAACTTACGCTTCAGCTATCGTGAAGCTAATCTTGTCGGCGATGAAAGAATTGTTCGAGTTGCTTTGTTCAATAGCCTTTGGCTCGGGACAAGAGGGCTTAGTTGGCCGTTCAAAAATGTGCGACGGTCTGAAGCTGTTGATTTAGTCGAAGCTTTTTCTGAATACTTTCCTTCCTCTAAAACTTATTTAGGCGCTCAGGAACTTTCCTATTTCGCTGCCATTTTCTTGTCTCGTATAAGAAAAAAATCCTTTGTTTCCTATGATCCAAACTATGATTTTTTGATGAAGGATAATCCTTATTATGATTTCAAACGTTTAAATAGAGTATTGGGACCGGTTAAGGCTCTCTCAGCAGAGCATCATAAAGCAGAAAGCAGCTTTATTTTCTTCCTAGCACATTATGCACCATTCTATACACTTGAAAGTGATCCGTCTCTACAACAGACGCTTACTGACTTTCTTAAACGAGAGAACAGTATCCAACAGTTCGTTGAGACATTTATCACCTATATGCAAAAGGAAGTTTTCTATAAAGCACCTGCGCTATTAGACCAACCGCTTTTGAGAGGAAACCTGTTCAATGTCTTTTTTGTTTTTCATGTGATTCGACAACCATTCCCAAGTCTTCAGGGACTTGTTGCTTTGCCAGAGAAAAATCAGCAGCAGATGGATCTTTATCTTGAGAAAAAAATACGAAACTTTCTTATCCAATACTGGGACCACCACACTTATCCTTATCTGACACAAGTACAATCAAACTTAATTTTGTCCTTAAAAAATGTCTTGCTTCCCTATCTAGATCAAATCGAGCACACAGATAATCTGAAGGTTGGTATTGCTTTCGAACATGAATTTTTACTCGTCAGAAACCTCTATCAATTTTTGAATCGGCTAGGATTTGTCGAAGCGCATCCATACATAGATGAACACACACACAGTTATGATTTAGTCATCAGTTCATCTTTGCTACCACTAAAAACATATCCAGATCTGCCTCTTTATTTTATGGATTTATCTTATGGAGACGAAGAACTGGCAGCCCTTTATGTTCGACTGAACAAGTTGTTTAAAGAAAAGAACACTGTCCTCGACTAA